A region from the Aquipuribacter hungaricus genome encodes:
- the rplP gene encoding 50S ribosomal protein L16, whose translation MLIPRRVKHRKQHHPGRSGASKGGTQVTFGEWGLQALEPAYVTNRQIESARIAMTRHIKRGGKVWINIYPDRPITKKPAETRMGSGKGSPEWWVANIKPGRVMFELSYPSDDVAKEALTRAMHKLPMKCRIVQREGGES comes from the coding sequence AGCAGCACCACCCGGGCCGCTCGGGTGCCTCCAAGGGCGGCACCCAGGTGACCTTCGGCGAGTGGGGCCTGCAGGCGCTCGAGCCGGCCTACGTCACCAACCGGCAGATCGAGTCCGCCCGTATCGCCATGACCCGCCACATCAAGCGTGGCGGCAAGGTCTGGATCAACATCTACCCGGACCGCCCCATCACCAAGAAGCCCGCCGAGACCCGCATGGGTTCCGGCAAGGGCTCGCCGGAGTGGTGGGTCGCCAACATCAAGCCGGGCCGCGTCATGTTCGAGCTCAGCTACCCCAGCGACGACGTCGCCAAGGAGGCGCTGACCCGAGCCATGCACAAGCTGCCCATGAAGTGCCGCATCGTGCAGCGAGAGGGTGGTGAGAGCTGA